The following coding sequences lie in one Danio rerio strain Tuebingen ecotype United States chromosome 3, GRCz12tu, whole genome shotgun sequence genomic window:
- the retsat.2 gene encoding all-trans-retinol 13,14-reductase precursor has translation MWFAVVAIFLALVAFLYRYVVGSGPNPFAIDTREPLKPMVFDRKLKNKVLKQGFLASRVPEDLDAVVVGSGIGGLAIAVLLAKVGKKVLVLEQHDRAGGCCHTFKEQGFEFDVGIHYIGELSNHKPLRCIIDQMTNGQLQWDPLENPFDNVVIGPPENRRIYQIYSGRKRYMDELKKCFPGEEKAIDEYVRLCKEVGQGVWVMVLLKFLPTPIANFLVRTGLANRLTSFSRYASRSLTDVVNELTQNKDLRAVLSYIFGTYGKIPKEASFSMHSLIVNHYMNGAWYPKGGATEIAYHMIPIIEKAGGAVLVRAPVNRILLNDAKEAIGVSVLKGQEEVHVRAPIVISDAGIFNTYEYLLPKDVQTMPAIQKQLSMLQHGDSGLSIFIGLDGTKEELGLKADNYFIYPENNIDELLEDYRSGNREESAKKNPLIFVASPSAKDSTWPERTPGKSTLTVVSFANYEWFEEWKDDKVKNRSTDYKQLKELFINYILEAVTEIYPKIKDRIEYVDAGTPITNQHYIAAPRGEIYGADHGIPRFSAELNATIRAQTPIKNLYLTGQDLMLCGFAGALTGALTCGSVILNRNLHLEAFSLAKRVQNGNNKKKT, from the exons ATGTGGTTCGCTGTCGTCGCAATTTTCTTGGCTTTAGTGGCCTTTTTGTATAGATATGTTGTGGGAAGTGGACCGAACCCTTTTGCGATCGACACACGAGAGCCCCTGAAGCCCATGGTGTTCGACCGAAAGCTGAAGAATAAAGTCCTGAAACAAG GTTTCTTGGCCAGTAGGGTTCCTGAGGATTTGGATGCAGTAGTGGTTGGCAGTGGGATTGGTGGACTGGCAATTGCTGTCCTGTTGGCCAAAGTGGGCAAGAAAGTTCTGGTTCTGGAGCAACATGACCGGGCTGGAGGATGCTGTCACACCTTTAAGGAGCAAGGCTTTGAGTTTGATGTTG GCATCCACTATATTGGGGAACTGTCGAATCACAAGCCGTTACGCTGTATTATTGACCAAATGACCAATGGGCAGCTGCAGTGGGATCCGCTGGAAAACCCCTTTGACAATGTGGTCATTGGTCCACCTGAAAACCGGCGCATATACCAAATCTACAGTGGCCGAAAACGCTACATGGACGAACTAAAGAAGTGCTTCCCAGGAGAGGAAAAGGCCATTGATGAATACGTGAGACTTTGCAAG GAAGTTGGACAAGGTGTATGGGTTATGGTCCTGCTGAAATTTCTCCCGACCCCTATTGCAAATTTCCTGGTGCGCACGGGTCTGGCCAATCGCTTGACTTCCTTCTCTCGATATGCGTCCCGCAGCCTAACGGATGTGGTGAATGAGCTTACACAGAATAAGGACCTGAGAGCCGTGCTCTCCTACATCTTTGGAACCTATG GTAAAATACCCAAAGAAGCAAGCTTTTCCATGCACAGTTTGATTGTCAACCACTATATGAATGGTGCTTGGTACCCAAAGGGTGGTGCTACTGAGATCGCCTACCACATGATCCCCATTATTGAGAAGGCAGGAGGTGCTGTGCTTGTTAGAGCACCTGTAAACCGCATTCTCCTCAATGATGCTAAAGAGGCTATTG GTGTGAGTGTTCTGAAAGGACAGGAGGAAGTGCATGTACGAGCTCCCATAGTGATTTCAGATGCTGGAATCTTTAATACTTATGAATATCTCCTGCCCAAAGATGTGCAGACTATGCCTG CAATTCAGAAACAGTTGAGTATGCTGCAGCATGGAGACAGTGGTCTCAGCATTTTCATTGGCCTGGATGGGACAAAAGAGGAGTTGGGCTTAAAAGCAGACAATTACTTTATCTACCCTGAGAACAATATAGACGAGCT GTTGGAGGATTATAGGAGCGGAAACAGGGAAGAATCTGCTAAAAAGAATCCTCTGATTTTTGTGGCCTCACCCTCTGCCAAAGACTCAACCTGGCCAGAAAGAACACCAG GTAAATCCACCCTGACTGTTGTTAGTTTTGCTAACTATGAATGGTTTGAAGAATGGAAAGATGACAAAGTGAAGAACAGAAGCACAGATTATAAGCAGTTGAAGGAGTTGTTCATCAATTACATATTAGAGGCAGTGACTGAGATCTATCCGAAGATCAAGGACAGG ATTGAATATGTGGATGCAGGCACCCCAATCACTAATCAGCATTACATTGCCGCACCTAGGGGAGAGATTTATGGCGCTGATCATGGAATTCCTCGCTTCAGTGCTGAACTGAATGCCACCATTAGAGCACAGACACCCATTAAAAACCTCTACCTTACAG GTCAGGATCTGATGTTGTGTGGTTTTGCTGGAGCGTTGACAGGAGCTCTGACTTGCGGTTCTGTCATCCTGAACCGGAATCTACACCTAGAAGCCTTCAGTCTTGCCAAAAGAGTCCAAAATGGCAACAACAAGAAGAAAACATAA
- the LOC141381250 gene encoding C-type lectin domain family 4 member E-like: protein MPENIYLNYLSEPDKLTKVEKDEKRCKCKPMQRKLSCLLFLSLLANGGLAYLYHNKNPNPFCEQRRICLKSDAHQTMKINSMKNHSLPNHCSGLQEKLVQNKGRLYVFSTDVMDWSSSRRRCQDLGGDLVVIDSTEEQEFLSKKVNGVHDFHWIGLSDSQMEGVWLWVDNTTLNNDTSWDSPPDDWKAENPLDGEDCVILKDRKWGDVSCLRKEKRICEIHCSSS from the exons ATGccggaaaatatttatttaaattatttatcagaGCCTGATAAACTGACAAAGGTGGAGAAAGATGAAAAAA GGTGTAAGTGTAAACCAATGCAGAGGAAATTATCCTGTCTTCTCTTCCTGTCTTTGCTGGCAAATGGGgggttggcatatctgt ATCACAATAAAAACCCAAATCCGTTTTGTGAACAAAGAAGAATCTGCTTAAAATCAG ATGCCCATCAAACAATGAAAATAAACTCCATGAAAAATCACAGTTTACCAAACCACTGTTCAG GTTTACAGGAGAAGTTGGTTCAGAACAAGggcagattgtatgttttctccACTGATGTGATGGACTGGAGCAGCAGCAGACGCCGTTGTCAGGATCTGGGTGGAGATCTGGTCGTCATCGATAGCACTGAAGAACAG GAATTTCTCTCCAAAAAAGTCAATGGTGTGCATGACTTTCATTGGATCGGGCTGAGTGACAGTCAGATGGAGGGAGTGTGGCTTTGGGTGGACAACACCACACTAAACAATGACACCTC aTGGGACAGTCCCCCAGATGACTGGAAAGCTGAAAATCCTTTAGATGGTGAAGATTGTGTTATATTAAAAGATCGTAAATGGGGGGACGTTTCCTGCTTGAGGAAAGAGAAAAGGATCTGTGAGATTCATTGCTCTTCATCTTAA
- the retsat.1 gene encoding Putative all-trans-retinol 13,14-reductase-like precursor: MWIAVIVISLALLAFLYKLLVGSGPNPFAIDTREPLKPKVFDEKLKNKVLKQGFLASRVPEDLDAVVVGSGIGGLAIAVLLAKVGKKVLVLEQHDRAGGCCHTFTEQGFEFDVGIHYIGELLDHTPFRCLIDQMTNGQLQWDPLENPFDKVVIGPPKNRRIYPIYSGRKRYMDELKKCFPGEEKAIDKFVRLCEKVAPGIWFMVLLKLAPAPFAKFLVRTGLASRLTSFFSYASRSLKDVVNELTQNKDLRAVLSYIFLTYGNIPKEASFSMHSILVCHFMNGAWYPKGGASEIAYHMIPIIEKAGGAVLVRAPVNRILLNDAKEAIGVSVLKGQEEVHVRAPIVISDAGIFNTYEHLLPKDVQTMPAIQKQLSMLKHGESGLSIFIGLNGTKEELELKADNFYVFPENNFDELFEAYRKGNREDSAKKLPVIFVASPSAKDSTWPEREPGKSTLSVVTFAKYEWFEEWKDDKVKNRSTDYKELKQMFINYILEGVTEIYPKIKDRIEYVEAGTPITNQFYIGSPKGEVYGADHGISRFNVELNATLRPQTPVKNLYITGQDLMLCGFAGGLSGALTCASAIMDRNLYLDLFLLSRRVKNTNNNKKV; encoded by the exons ATGTGGATTGCGGTCATCGTAATTTCCTTGGCTTTACTGGCCTTTTTGTATAAATTACTTGTGGGAAGTGGACCGAATCCCTTTGCGATCGACACACGAGAGCCCCTGAAGCCCAAGGTGTTCGACGAGAAGCTGAAAAATAAAGTCCTGAAACAAG GTTTCTTGGCCAGTAGAGTTCCTGAGGATTTGGATGCAGTAGTGGTCGGCAGTGGGATTGGTGGACTGGCAATTGCTGTCCTGTTGGCCAAAGTGGGCAAGAAGGTTCTTGTTCTGGAGCAACATGACCGGGCTGGAGGATGCTGTCACACCTTTACAGAGCAAGGCTTTGAGTTTGATGTTG GCATCCACTATATTGGGGAACTGTTGGATCACACGCCATTTCGATGTTTGATTGACCAAATGACCAATGGGCAGCTGCAGTGGGATCCGCTGGAAAACCCCTTTGACAAAGTGGTCATTGGTCCACCTAAAAACCGGCGCATATACCCAATCTACAGCGGCCGAAAGCGCTACATGGACGAACTGAAAAAGTGCTTCCCGGGAGAGGAAAAGGCCATTGACAAATTTGTGAGGCTCTGCGAG AAAGTCGCACCTGGAATATGGTTCATGGTCCTGCTGAAGCTTGCCCCGGCTCCTTTTGCAAAGTTCCTGGTGCGCACGGGTCTGGCCAGTCGCTTAACATCCTTCTTCAGCTATGCGTCCCGCAGCCTGAAGGATGTGGTGAATGAGCTTACACAGAATAAGGACCTGAGAGCCGTGCTCTCCTACATCTTTTTGACCTATG gcAATATTCCCAAAGAAGCAAGCTTTTCCATGCATAGTATACTTGTGTGCCACTTCATGAATGGTGCTTGGTACCCCAAGGGTGGTGCCAGCGAGATCGCCTACCACATGATTCCCATTATTGAGAAGGCAGGAGGTGCTGTGCTTGTTAGAGCACCTGTAAACCGCATTCTCCTCAATGATGCTAAAGAGGCTATTG GTGTGAGTGTTCTGAAGGGACAGGAGGAAGTGCATGTACGAGCCCCCATTGTGATTTCAGATGCTGGAATCTTTAATACCTATGAACATCTCCTGCCCAAAGATGTGCAGACTATGCCTG CAATTCAGAAACAGTTGAGTATGCTAAAGCATGGAGAGAGTGGTCTCAGCATTTTCATTGGTTTAAATGGGACAAAAGAGGAGCTCGAGCTAAAAGCGGACAATTTCTATGTCTTTCCTGAGAACAATTTTGATGAGCT GTTTGAGGCTTACAGGAAAGGAAACAGGGAAGACTCTGCTAAAAAGTTGCCTGTAATTTTTGTGGCCTCACCTTCTGCCAAAGACTCAACCTGGCCAGAAAGGGAACCAG GTAAATCTACCTTGTCTGTGGTTACCTTTGCCAAATATGAATGGTTTGAAGAGTGGAAAGATGACAAAGTGAAGAACAGGAGCACAGATTATAAGGAGTTGAAGCAAATGTTCATCAACTACATACTGGAGGGAGTGACTGAGATCTATCCCAAGATCAAGGACAGG ATTGAATATGTGGAGGCAGGCACCCCAATCACAAATCAGTTTTATATTGGCTCTCCAAAGGGAGAGGTTTATGGTGCTGATCATGGTATTTCTCGTTTTAACGTTGAACTGAATGCCACCCTCAGACCGCAGACACCAGTTAAAAACCTCTATATTACAG GTCAGGATCTGATGTTGTGTGGTTTTGCTGGTGGGTTGAGTGGAGCTCTGACTTGTGCTTCTGCCATCATGGACCGTAATCTGTATCTGGATTTATTCCTTCTTAGCAGAAGAGTCAAAAATACCAACAACAATAAGAAAGTATAA
- the cdk21 gene encoding cyclin-dependent kinase 6 isoform X2 translates to MADSWWENSDYEILAEIGQGAYGKVYKAREKREQQRLIAVKRLNIPEEPESGIPQFMIREVALLRKIEHFNHPNIVKLMSVSAGWQNHKFDMTLVFEYIDQDLTTFLSRASEKGLAKDKIKDVMRQLLSGLDFLHTNSVIHRDLKPDNVLVSSRGEVKIADFGLARIYTYRIALTPCVVTLWYRAPEVLLQSSYMSSVDMWSAGCIFAELFLLRPLFRGFTEIQQLQKIFEVIGLPGKEDWPVESPVCYSPALVEKKPATQVLASLTPEENGLLSQFLAFNPVHRISACEALAHPYLAVRNSEDK, encoded by the exons ATGGCTGACAGCTGGTGGGAGAACTCAGATTATGAAATTCTGGCAGAAATCGGCCAGGGTGCCTACGGGAAAGTGTACAAAGCCAGAGAGAAGCGTGAGCAGCAGCGCCTGATAGCAGTGAAGAGACTGAACATCCCAGAAGAACCTGAGTCCGGCATACCTCAGTTCATGATTCGAGAAGTGGCTCTTCTGCGCAAAATAGAGCACTTCAACCATCCCAACATAGTCAA GTTGATGAGTGTTTCGGCAGGATGGCAGAATCATAAGTTTGACATGACGCTGGTGTTTGAGTATATCGATCAGGATTTGACCACATTTCTCAGTAGGGCTTCAGAGAAAGGCCTTGCAAAGGACAAAATAAAG GATGTGATGCGTCAGCTGCTCAGCGGTCTTGATTTCCTCCACACCAACTCCGTCATTCACCGGGACCTGAAGCCTGACAATGTGCTCGTGAGCAGTCGAGGGGAAGTCAAGATTGCAGACTTTGGTTTAGCCAGGATATATACCTACCGCATCGCCCTCACTCCATGT gttGTGACTTTGTGGTACAGAGCTCCAGAAGTCCTGCTGCAGTCCAGTTACATGTCTTCAGTGGACATGTGGAGTGCTGGGTGTATCTTTGCAGAGCTGTTTCTCTTAAG GCCTTTGTTTCGTGGCTTCACAGAGATCCAACAGCTGCAAAAGATCTTTGA GGTAATTGGCTTGCCGGGTAAGGAGGACTGGCCTGTGGAAAGCCCAGTCTGCTACAGTCCTGCCTTGGttgaaaaaaaacctgcaacacAAGTGCTGGCCAGCCTTACCCCTGAGGAGAATGGCTTACTGTCT CAATTTTTGGCATTCAATCCAGTTCATCGCATCTCTGCCTGTGAAGCTTTGGCCCATCCTTACCTGGCAGTCCGCAACTCTGAAGATAAATGA
- the cdk21 gene encoding cyclin-dependent kinase 6 isoform X1 — MADSWWENSDYEILAEIGQGAYGKVYKAREKREQQRLIAVKRLNIPEEPESGIPQFMIREVALLRKIEHFNHPNIVKLMSVSAGWQNHKFDMTLVFEYIDQDLTTFLSRASEKGLAKDKIKDVMRQLLSGLDFLHTNSVIHRDLKPDNVLVSSRGEVKIADFGLARIYTYRIALTPCVVTLWYRAPEVLLQSSYMSSVDMWSAGCIFAELFLLRPLFRGFTEIQQLQKIFEVIGLPGKEDWPVESPVCYSPALVEKKPATQVLASLTPEENGLLNFWHSIQFIASLPVKLWPILTWQSATLKINDR, encoded by the exons ATGGCTGACAGCTGGTGGGAGAACTCAGATTATGAAATTCTGGCAGAAATCGGCCAGGGTGCCTACGGGAAAGTGTACAAAGCCAGAGAGAAGCGTGAGCAGCAGCGCCTGATAGCAGTGAAGAGACTGAACATCCCAGAAGAACCTGAGTCCGGCATACCTCAGTTCATGATTCGAGAAGTGGCTCTTCTGCGCAAAATAGAGCACTTCAACCATCCCAACATAGTCAA GTTGATGAGTGTTTCGGCAGGATGGCAGAATCATAAGTTTGACATGACGCTGGTGTTTGAGTATATCGATCAGGATTTGACCACATTTCTCAGTAGGGCTTCAGAGAAAGGCCTTGCAAAGGACAAAATAAAG GATGTGATGCGTCAGCTGCTCAGCGGTCTTGATTTCCTCCACACCAACTCCGTCATTCACCGGGACCTGAAGCCTGACAATGTGCTCGTGAGCAGTCGAGGGGAAGTCAAGATTGCAGACTTTGGTTTAGCCAGGATATATACCTACCGCATCGCCCTCACTCCATGT gttGTGACTTTGTGGTACAGAGCTCCAGAAGTCCTGCTGCAGTCCAGTTACATGTCTTCAGTGGACATGTGGAGTGCTGGGTGTATCTTTGCAGAGCTGTTTCTCTTAAG GCCTTTGTTTCGTGGCTTCACAGAGATCCAACAGCTGCAAAAGATCTTTGA GGTAATTGGCTTGCCGGGTAAGGAGGACTGGCCTGTGGAAAGCCCAGTCTGCTACAGTCCTGCCTTGGttgaaaaaaaacctgcaacacAAGTGCTGGCCAGCCTTACCCCTGAGGAGAATGGCTTACT CAATTTTTGGCATTCAATCCAGTTCATCGCATCTCTGCCTGTGAAGCTTTGGCCCATCCTTACCTGGCAGTCCGCAACTCTGAAGATAAATGACAGATGA